The genomic segment TGCTTTCGTCCACCGCACTGCTGCCGCTCTCGATCACGCCGTCCACCGGCAGCCGCTCGCCTGGCCGGATCACCACCAGGTCGTGCACGCGCACGTCCGCAAGCGCGAGCTCCACCTCCGTCTCGCCGCCCTCGGGGGTCGGCCGCATCACCCGCGCCGTCGCCGGCCGCAGCGAGGCCAGCGAGCGCAGTGCCTCCGACGTCTGGCGCGTGGCGCGCGCCTCGAACATCCGTCCCGTCAGCACCAGCGCGATGATGAAGATCACCGCCTCGAAGTACACGTCCGCCGCCACGCCATGTGACGTGAACAGCGACGGCGTGAGGGTCGCGAGGGTCGAGTAGGTGAACGCGGCCAGTGTCCCCACGGCGACGAGTGTGTTCATGTCGGCGGCACCGTGGCGCAATGCGGCCCACGCGTTCACGTAGAACTGCCGGCCTGCCCACGCCATCACCGCGACGGTCATCACGAGCAGCAACCAGGTGAGTAGCGGCGCCGGGATGGCGTACAGCCACGGCAGCGCGCGCTCCAGCACCGGCGAGATCGACCGCATCACCCAGTGCATGAACGGGTCCGCCACGACGCCCATGCCCGCATGGTCGTTCACCGCCATCAGGGGCATCGAGGCCCCCATCGCGATCGCACCGGCGATGCCGCTCAGGATCGCCCGGGTGCGCAGCGCATCGTATTCGTGTGTCGTGGTCGCATCGCGCGCCGCCAGCTGCGCCACCACGTCGTCGTCCACCGCCGGCAGCTCGGCGCCGTACCCGGTCTTCACCACCACATGCACCAGGTCCGATGGCGAGGACACGGCCGGGTCGTACGTGACCGTTGCGCTGCCCATCAGCAGGTTCACGCTCGCGTCGCGCACGCCCGGCGCACGCGTGAGCTGGCGCTGCACGCGGCTCTGGCAGGCGGCGCACGTCATGCCGGTCACCGGCAGCGTCACCGTCTGTGTCGCCGCCGGCGCCGCACCGCCCTCAGCCGGCGAGCCCTCCGCCGGCACCAGCACCTCAGGCATCCGGCGCGGGCGGCGGCGCCACGTTCAGCACCCGTCCCTTCACCACGTCGAACCCTGCCTCGTCGATCGCCGCCTCGGCCGCGGCCAGCGCCCCGCTCCCCGCCTCGAACGCCACCGCCGCCGCACCGATCTCCACCGTCTCCACCTGCAGCCCCGGGACCTCGCCCAGCGCCTTCTGCACCGCCGAGACGCAGTGCGCGCAGCTCATGCCCGAGATGCGGATCGTCGCCGTTTCCATGTCTCCCTCCCGTGTCAGCCTGACTCTGTCCCCTTTGCCACCATCCGACTCAGAGTCACTCGCACGCATGTCTCCCTCCCATGTCGGCCTGACTCTGTCCCCTTTGCCCCCATCCGACTCAGAGTCGTTCCCGAAGCCGGAATACGAATATAGGGGGTGGGGGTATCCCCGCCAGCCGCCCTGCACGTGCCTTCACATGCCCCCGAGATCGCCACCCCCCGTCACGGAACCGCCCTGACTCACGGCTTGGATGGCAGCTGTAACGTCTTCCGCTCCACATCCTGGCGGACGCCGGCCGCCTCCTGCCGCGGCACGAGCGGCGGCGGCGGCGGCACGACCACGCCCCGCCCTTCGCTGGCGACAATCCGGCGCGCCTCCGCCAGACCCGCCTCGAAGATCGGGTCGGTCGCGCCACCCAGCGGCCCCGCCCACGAGACGCGGACGTCCGGCTCGAGGCGCCGCAGCTCGAGGCGCTGGTACGTGCCCCAGGACGGTTTCTGCGGCAGCATCAGCATCATCCCGTGCCCCACGCGCCGCTCGCCCGACGGCAGCACCGCGCCCGCGGACGCCTCGCCGACGATCCGTGCCACCCCACGCGCGCGGAGCCCATCGGCCAGCATCTCCTTGGCGCTCCGCGTCTGGCGGTCCTGCAGCAGCACCACGGTGCCGCGATAGCGCTGGTGCGACCCGGGCGTGAGTGTCTCCACCATGCTCGTCGCGAGCCCGCCATCACCACCACGGCCGCGCAGGTCGAGCACCAGGGCGTCGATCCCCGCGAGTGGCCCGGAAAGGAGCCGGTTCAGCCAGTCGTGCAGGCGAAAGTGCATGTACCACAGGTGGACGTACCCCACCCGCAGGCCATCCGCCTCGATCACCTCCACGCTCGACTGCGTCGCCTCCAGCGCACTGTATCGCTCGGCGACGACCGTGACGTCTGCGATCGAGTCGCGCGACACCCGGACCGTGAAGCGACACTCGTTCACCAGGTCCACACGCAGCGGATGCACCGGCGGATCGATGGAGTCGGGCAGGAAGGCGTCGTCGGTGCTGTAGTCCAGTACTGGACTCGAGTCCGGCACGAAGCCGTTGACCCGCACCACTTCATCCCAGGCCCGGATGCCGGCACGATGCGCCGGCCCATCGTTCAGCACCATCGTGGCATACCACCGCCCCTGCCAGCGCAGCAGCTGCATGCCGAACATCTCCTCGCGCTCACCACGCAACGCGCGATCCAGCGTGCGGTAGGCCGTCGCGCTGCTCAGCCCCAGATGGCTCGCCGGGATCACGGCCAGCATCGCCTTCACCACGGCCACTTCGTCGCCGAACGTCTGCGCGGCGGCCGCGGCGGCCGCATGCTCCTGGAGCACGGGCTCCACGATGCCGCGACGCACGCCGCTGTCCGGCCAGTCACGCTTCAGCACCACCGCGACGCTGTCGTACAGCCCCACCCGCGGCGCACTCCCTGCCGGTGGCGACGGCATCGCATCGCGCGCCACGGACGGCGTCAGCCGGGGTTCGAGCGGCTGCTGCCCGAGGAGCAAGACCGGGACGAGCACCGCGGGCAACACGCGCAGGATCAATCGCATATCGACACAAACTACAACGGCCGACCGGCGTCCACGCGACCCGCGTCGCCAGCGCCGCAGTGCTATCGTAGGGACAACCCCGGATCTCCGATGCCTACGCTCCTCGACCGCCAGCACGCCATCGCCCCGCCCGGCTTCAACCGCTGGCGCGTTCCACCCGCCGCCCTCGCCATTCACCTCTGCATCGGCCAGGCGTACGCCTTCTCCGTCTTCTCCCTCCCGCTCTCGAAAGCCATCGGCCTCACCGCCGCCGCCCCCGGGGACTGGAAGGTCAGCACCATCGGCTGGGTCTTCTCCACCGCCATCGTCTTCCTCGGCCTCTCCGCCGCCCTCTTCGGGGCCTGGCTCGAACGCGTCGGCCCGCGCGCCGCGATGTTCGTCGCCACCCTCTGCTTCACCAGCGGGCTCGCCATCGGCGCCGCCGGCATCGCCACGCACCAGTTCTGGCTCCTCCTCGTCGGCTACGGCGCCATCGGCGGCATCGGCCTCGGCATCGGCTACATCTCGCCCGTCTCCACCCTCATCCGGTGGTTCCCCGACCGCCCCGGCATGGCCACCGGACTCGCCATCATGGGCTTCGGCGGCGGCGCCATCATCGCCTCGCCACTCTCCGTGAAGCTGATGGCGTTCTACCGCTCGCCGACCTCCAACGGCATCGCTGCCACCTTCCTCACCCTCGCGATCATCTACTTCGCCGTGATGATGTTCGGCGCCTTCACCGTGCGCGTCCCCGCCACCGACTGGCAGCCGTCCGGTGCCATCGCACATCGCGTCGCGCGCGGCACCCGGGCCCCGTCGGGCATGCCGGTGGGCGACGCCGTCCGCACCCCCGCCTTCTGGCTGCTCTGGACCATGCTCTGCGTGAACGTCACCGCGGGCATCGGCGTCCTCGGCCAGGCCTCGGCCATGATCCAGGAGATGTTCCCAGGACGCATCACCGTGCCACAGGCCGCCAGCTTCGTGGTGCTGCTCAGCATCTCGAACCTCGTCGGCCGCTTCGCCTGGTCGTCCCTCTCCGACCACATCGGCCGCCGTGCCACCTACGGCACCTTCTTCGCGCTCGGCGCCGTGCTCTACGCCTGCGTGCCGGCCATCGGCCGCAGCGGCAGCATCGTGCTCTTCATCGCGGCGTACGCCATCATCCTCACCATGTATGGCGGCGGCTTCGCCACGATCCCCGCCTACCTCCGCGACCGCTTCGGAACCCTCCAGGTCGGCGCCATCCACGGACGGCTGCTCACCGCCTGGTCCGTGGCCGGTGTGCTCGGGCCGGTGCTCGTGAACTACATCCGCGAGTACCAGATCAGTCGCGGTGTGCCGAAAGCCGACGCGTACAGCGTCACCATGTACCTGATGGCCGTCCTCCTGCTCGTCGGGCTCGCCGCCACCGCCGCCCTCAAGCCCCTTCCGCACGGGGAGCACTGACCCGCGCCCGGCGGGTCGCCCCGCGTCTCCTCGGGCCCTAACTTGCGGCTCCACGGAACAGCCCTGCCGTCGCTCCACGTCGGCGGCCCGCGCTGCTCCCTCGCGCCGCAGGTGCACCACATGACGCTGGGCAACCGACCGACCCCATCCGCCGCGCCGACCACCGCTGCCGCACCGTCGCGACCCACCCTCGTCAGGCCCACCGGACCCGCCCCGATCGGCGACCACGTCGACCGCAATCCCGGCACCCCGCTCGACCTCGACGTCGTCCGCGCCATCCGCGTCAACCGCAGCGCCGTCGAACGCCGCGCCGCCACCATCCCCACGCGGCGCACCGTCAAGAAGGAATGGCAGGCCGCATGGCTCCTGCGCGCCATCACCTGCATGGACCTCACGACGCTCTCCGGTGACGACACCCCGGGCAACGTCCGCCGCCTCTGCGCCAAGGCCCGCCACCCGCTCCGCGACGACATCTCCGCCGCACTCGGCGTCCAGCACCTGCGCATCACCACCGGCGCGGTCTGCGTCTACCACAGCCTCGTCCCCACCGCCGTCGAGGCCCTCGCCGGCAGCGGCATCCCCGTCGCCGCCGTCTCCACCGGCTTCCCCGCCGGCCTGTCACCCATCGAGACGCGCATCGCCGAGATCAAGGCGAGCGTCGCCGCGGGCGCCCAGGAGATCGATATCGTCGTCACCCGCGCGCATGTGCTCACCGGCAACTGGCACGCGCTGTACGACGAGGTGAAGCGCTTTCGCGAGGCCTGCGGCGACGCCCACATGAAGACCATCCTCGCCACCGGCGAGCTGGCCACGATGACCAATGTCGCCCGCGCCAGCATGGTCGCCATGCAGGCCGGCAGCGACTTCATCAAGACCAGCACCGGCAAGGAACCCGAGAACGCCACCCTCCCCGTCGGCCTGGTCATGGTCCGGATGATCCGCGCCTACCGCGAGCACACCGGCCACGTCGTCGGCTTCAAGCCCGCCGGCGGCATCCGCGCCGCCAAGGGCTCGCTCGACTGGCTCGCCCTGATGAAGGAAGAACTCGGCGATCGCTGGCTCCGCCCCGACCTCTTCCGCTTCGGCGCCAGCGGCCTGCTCACGGACATCGAACGCCAGCTCGAACACTTCATCACTGGTCGCTACGCCGCAGCGTACCGCCAGCCGATGCCGTGACCCACAGCACCCAGCACACATGACCTCCGTCGCGGACATCTTCGAGACCATGGCCTACGGCCCCGCCCCCGAGGGCGACGCGCCGGTGCGTGAATGGATCGAGCGCCACAGCCAGGGCACCTTCGGCCACTTCATCGACGGTGCGTTCACGAAGCACGGCACCACCTTCGCCGTGAACAACCCCGCCACCGGCGCGCCACTCGCGAAGGTCACGCAGGGCACCGCCGCCGATGTCGATGCGGCGGTTGCAGCCGCTCGCGCGGCATTGCCCGCGTGGCAGCAGCTCGGCGGCCACGGACGCGCGCGCCATCTCTACGCCCTCGCCCGCGCCGTGCAGAAACACGCGCGCCTGCTGTCCGTGCTCGAGACGATGGACAACGGCAAGCCGATCCGCGAGACACGTGACCTCGACATCCCACTCGTCGCCCGCCACTTCTACCATCACGCCGGCTGGGCCCAGCTCCTCGACACCGAGTTCGCCGGCTACACCGGCGCCGGCGTCTGCGGCCAGATCATCCCGTGGAACTTCCCGCTGCTGATGCTGGCGTGGAAGGTTGCCCCCGCCCTCGCCGCCGGCTGCACCGTGGTGCTCAAGCCCGCGGAATTCACTCCACTCACTGCGTTGTGCTTCGCCGAGATCGCGCGTGACGCCGGGCTCCCCGCCGGTGTGCTGAACGTGGTCACCGGCGATGGCGAGACGGGCAAGGCACTCGTCGCCCACAAGGGCCTCGACAAGCTCGCCTTCACCGGCTCCACCGAGGTCGGCAAGCTGATTCGCCGCGCCACCGCTGGATCGGGCGTGAAGCTCTCGCTCGAACTCGGTGGCAAGAGCCCGTTCATCGTCTTCGACGATGCGGACCTCGACAGCGTGGTCGAGGGGGTGGTCGACGCGATCTGGTTCAACCAGGGCCAGGTCTGCTGCGCCGGTTCGCGACTGCTCGTGCACGAGGGCATCGCCGCGCAGCTCGAGCAGAAGCTCCGCGACCGCATGGAGCACCTGCGTCTCGGCTCGCCGCTCGACAAGTCCATCGACATGGGCGCCATCGTGGACCCGGTGCAGCTGGATCGCATCCGCACCCTCGTCGATGCCGGCGTGGCCGAGGGCGCGCAGATGTGGCAGCCATCGTGGGCGGTACCGTCGCAGGGCTGCTTCTATCCGCCGACGCTCTTCACCGGCGTCTCACCCGCCGCGCGCATCGTGCAGGAGGAGATCTTCGGCCCCGTGCTGGTGTCGATGACGTTCCGCACGCCGGCCGAGGCCGTCGACCTCGCGAACAACACGCCCTACGGCCTCGCCAGCAGCGTCTGGACGGAGAACATCAACCTCGCCCTCGACATCGCGCCGAAGATCAAGTCGGGTATCGTCTGGGTGAACAGCACCAACCTGTTCGACGCCGCCGCCGGTTTCGGTGGCTACAAGGAGAGCGGCTTCGGGCGCGAGGGTGGTCGCGAGGGGATGTACGAGTACCTCACGCCGTCGTGGAAGAAGGGCGCTGCCGTCGTTGCCGAGCCGCCGGTCATCACCGCCGTCGCGGCGGAGAGCGCGGCGGAGAGCGCGGCGGGCTTTGGCGTGCCGGCGATCGACCGCACCGCGAAGTTCTTCATCGGCGGCAAGCAGGCGCGCCCCGACGGCGGCTACACGCTCTCCGTGCGCGGCCCGGACGGGCGCACGGTGGGCGAGGTCGGCGACGGCAACCGGAAGGACCTCCGCAACGCCGTCACCGCCGCACTCGCCGCCAAGGGCTGGGCCCGTGCCTCGGGCCACAACCGCGCGCAGATCCTGTACTACATCGCCGAGAACCTCGCGGCACGCAGCAGCGAGTTCGCGGGTCGGATCGAAGCGATGACGGGGCTCGGCGGTG from the Gemmatimonadaceae bacterium genome contains:
- the deoC gene encoding deoxyribose-phosphate aldolase; the encoded protein is MTLGNRPTPSAAPTTAAAPSRPTLVRPTGPAPIGDHVDRNPGTPLDLDVVRAIRVNRSAVERRAATIPTRRTVKKEWQAAWLLRAITCMDLTTLSGDDTPGNVRRLCAKARHPLRDDISAALGVQHLRITTGAVCVYHSLVPTAVEALAGSGIPVAAVSTGFPAGLSPIETRIAEIKASVAAGAQEIDIVVTRAHVLTGNWHALYDEVKRFREACGDAHMKTILATGELATMTNVARASMVAMQAGSDFIKTSTGKEPENATLPVGLVMVRMIRAYREHTGHVVGFKPAGGIRAAKGSLDWLALMKEELGDRWLRPDLFRFGASGLLTDIERQLEHFITGRYAAAYRQPMP
- a CDS encoding OFA family MFS transporter — encoded protein: MPTLLDRQHAIAPPGFNRWRVPPAALAIHLCIGQAYAFSVFSLPLSKAIGLTAAAPGDWKVSTIGWVFSTAIVFLGLSAALFGAWLERVGPRAAMFVATLCFTSGLAIGAAGIATHQFWLLLVGYGAIGGIGLGIGYISPVSTLIRWFPDRPGMATGLAIMGFGGGAIIASPLSVKLMAFYRSPTSNGIAATFLTLAIIYFAVMMFGAFTVRVPATDWQPSGAIAHRVARGTRAPSGMPVGDAVRTPAFWLLWTMLCVNVTAGIGVLGQASAMIQEMFPGRITVPQAASFVVLLSISNLVGRFAWSSLSDHIGRRATYGTFFALGAVLYACVPAIGRSGSIVLFIAAYAIILTMYGGGFATIPAYLRDRFGTLQVGAIHGRLLTAWSVAGVLGPVLVNYIREYQISRGVPKADAYSVTMYLMAVLLLVGLAATAALKPLPHGEH
- a CDS encoding aldehyde dehydrogenase family protein produces the protein MTSVADIFETMAYGPAPEGDAPVREWIERHSQGTFGHFIDGAFTKHGTTFAVNNPATGAPLAKVTQGTAADVDAAVAAARAALPAWQQLGGHGRARHLYALARAVQKHARLLSVLETMDNGKPIRETRDLDIPLVARHFYHHAGWAQLLDTEFAGYTGAGVCGQIIPWNFPLLMLAWKVAPALAAGCTVVLKPAEFTPLTALCFAEIARDAGLPAGVLNVVTGDGETGKALVAHKGLDKLAFTGSTEVGKLIRRATAGSGVKLSLELGGKSPFIVFDDADLDSVVEGVVDAIWFNQGQVCCAGSRLLVHEGIAAQLEQKLRDRMEHLRLGSPLDKSIDMGAIVDPVQLDRIRTLVDAGVAEGAQMWQPSWAVPSQGCFYPPTLFTGVSPAARIVQEEIFGPVLVSMTFRTPAEAVDLANNTPYGLASSVWTENINLALDIAPKIKSGIVWVNSTNLFDAAAGFGGYKESGFGREGGREGMYEYLTPSWKKGAAVVAEPPVITAVAAESAAESAAGFGVPAIDRTAKFFIGGKQARPDGGYTLSVRGPDGRTVGEVGDGNRKDLRNAVTAALAAKGWARASGHNRAQILYYIAENLAARSSEFAGRIEAMTGLGGALEVEQSIARLFTYAAWADKYDGAVHGTPLRGVTLAMNEPVGVMALACPTTQPLLGFVSLVAPAIAMGNTTVVIPSERHPLAATDFYQVLETSDLPAGVVNIVTGAREGLVKTLAEHDEVDGIWYFGPQAGAAAVERASADNMKRTWCEWTRRDWASTAQGEGRDFLRHATQVKNIWIPYGE
- a CDS encoding heavy-metal-associated domain-containing protein, which codes for METATIRISGMSCAHCVSAVQKALGEVPGLQVETVEIGAAAVAFEAGSGALAAAEAAIDEAGFDVVKGRVLNVAPPPAPDA